A single Vulpes lagopus strain Blue_001 chromosome 3, ASM1834538v1, whole genome shotgun sequence DNA region contains:
- the LOC121488374 gene encoding SH3 domain-containing protein C23A1.17-like has product MRGGHARTRRRRAYCACAPSPASGAGLLPPTAGELRPLFPAPPPARRTRGVAMATRGPTAGLRLHGPPGSPPRTRRRPRRQWQLMEFSRNFVEEAKKHRGLGRCRHFFWLAVVFDTVGAALLFTGVFVDLFFYDLLLYLGSIVIFFSLLWWVFWYTGNIELTAEEAAKSPAAVRSSSAADALGRRISITVCNVSSTLRRMRRRCGPRAFLQSVTLSGQLQSRLEEEHRGKDEPAGGQEGGDAQDPCREDLGRKPEAAGGAERVRTPGPEAAPPGRGKGSLFIRLVPPGFPPSLPDQPQCAAVLSSRSLPVVPSARRPPALRVSRSQLAVTPASAGQPAPPGPSESPPAVPLSPMSPSTGVASQSQPAVSVASQVHPVVPVPAQRNLPVLLASQSHPQVSPALSHLQAPGGQSQLGNLPSASQTPSPGAQASQGEALATPVSLIQLPSSQSSQTQPVELLVSHAVPDSKTLCHTPQTSETISCVQGIAPSQSEPAQELQKKPVTQAFETPPPPAGQELKQEFPATASSAPESGPPAPQAQQSLSQESSTPAPASEKKSQPP; this is encoded by the coding sequence ATGCGGGGAGGACACGCGCGCACACGCAGGCGACGGGCGTACTGCGCATGCGCCCCGTCTCCGGCGTCGGGGGCGGGGCTTCTTCCCCCCACGGCAGGTGAGCTGCGGCCGCTCTttccagccccgccccctgcgcgGCGCACCCGGGGCGTTGCCATGGCGACGCGGGGGCCCACAGCCGGCCTGCGGCTGCACGGCCCGCCCGGGTCTCCTCCGCGGacccggcggcggccgcggcggcagTGGCAACTCATGGAGTTTTCGAGGAACTTCGTTGAGGAGGCCAAGAAGCACCGGGGCCTCGGCCGTTGCAGGCATTTCTTCTGGCTGGCGGTGGTGTTCGACACGGTGGGCGCCGCCCTGCTGTTCACCGGGGTCTTCGTCGACCTGTTCTTCTACGACCTGCTGCTCTACCTGGGCTCCATCGTCATCTTCTTCAGCCTGCTGTGGTGGGTCTTCTGGTACACCGGCAACATCGAGCTGACGGCGGAGGAGGCCGCGAAGAGCCCGGCCGCCGTGCGCTCCTCCTCCGCGGCGGACGCGCTGGGCCGCCGCATCTCCATCACCGTCTGCAACGTGTCGAGCACCTTGAGGCGGATGCGGCGGCGCTGCGGGCCCAGGGCGTTCCTTCAGAGTGTGACCCTGTCGGGCCAGCTGCAGAGCCGGCTGGAGGAGGAGCACCGGGGCAAAGACGAGCCGGCAGGCGGCCAGGAGGGCGGCGACGCGCAGGACCCGTGCAGAGAGGACCTGGGCCGCAAACCCGAGGCAGCCGGAGGTGCCGAGCGAGTTCGCACCCCCGGCCCCGAGGCTGCGCCGCCAGGACGGGGCAAGGGCTCGTTATTCATTCGTCTGGTGCCGCCTgggttccctccctctcttccagaCCAGCCCCAGTGCGCAGCCGTGCTCTCCTCCAGGAGCCTGCCCGTAGTCCCCTCTGCCCGCCGGCCTCCAGCCCTGCGTGTTTCCAGAAGCCAGCTTGCGGTCACTCCTGCCTCTGCAGGCCAGCCTGCGCCCCCTGGGCCCTCTGAGAGTCCGCCTGCTGTCCCCTTGTCCCCCATGAGCCCATCGACAGGTGTAGCCTCTCAGAGCCAGCCCGCAGTCTCTGTGGCCTCTCAGGTCCATCCCGTGGTGCCAGTGCCTGCCCAGAGGAACCTCCCAGTCCTCTTGGCCTCTCAAAGCCACCCCCAGGTGTCTCCTGCCCTGAGCCACCTGCAAGCCCCAGGTGGCCAGAGCCAGCTGGGGAATCTTCCTTCCGCCTCTCAAACGCCATCTCCAGGTGCTCAGGCTTCCCAAGGCGAGGCCCTGGCCACCCCTGTGTCTCTGATCCAGCTCCCTTCGTCCCAGTCTTCTCAGACCCAGCCTGTGGAGCTGCTTGTCTCGCATGCAGTCCCAGACTCTAAGACCTTGTGTCACACCCCCCAGACCTCCGAGACCATCTCTTGTGTTCAAGGGATTGCTCCCAGCCAGTCTGAGCCTGCCCAGGAGCTTCAGAAGAAGCCAGTCACACAGGCTTTTGAGACTCCGCCGCCACCAGCAGGCCAGGAGCTAAAGCAGGAATTCCCTGCCACAGCATCCTCAGCCCCCGAGTCGGGGCCTCCAGCTCCCCAGGCCCAGCAGTCCTTGTCCCAAGAGAGCAGCACACCTGCCCCTGCTTCAGAGAAGAAAAGTCAGCCTCCCTAG